One window of Leifsonia sp. AK011 genomic DNA carries:
- the tilS gene encoding tRNA lysidine(34) synthetase TilS has product MPQRPRLTPAIADIRRAVRELLPESPLRDIPNAGDARPDVHARPELDNPASGSPAFVHGGLVLVALSGGPDSLALAAAVAFEAPRAGLSAGAVIVDHGLQPESADAAAQAARQATDLGLDPVLVLPVTVGTVGGPEAAARTARYTALEQAARETGASAVLLGHTLDDQAETVLLGLARGSGAASLRGMDAVTGLYRRPLLGIRRSTTVQACADAGLEPWHDPHNDDPAYTRVRVRQAVLPLLERELGPGIPEALARTAEQLREDSDALDHFAEEIAEDLAEHSEAGIALPVKALAANPAALRQRLIRLAVASEFHVSLSRAQTLEVARLVTEWHGQSGVDLPGVRVERRDGYLHFTAS; this is encoded by the coding sequence ATGCCCCAGCGCCCCCGCCTCACGCCCGCGATCGCCGACATCCGGCGTGCAGTGCGCGAGTTGCTGCCGGAATCTCCTCTCCGCGACATCCCAAATGCAGGCGATGCACGGCCCGACGTGCACGCACGCCCCGAGCTGGACAATCCGGCCTCTGGATCTCCTGCATTTGTGCACGGGGGGCTCGTGTTGGTTGCGCTCTCCGGGGGCCCCGACTCCCTCGCGCTCGCCGCGGCCGTCGCCTTCGAGGCGCCCCGCGCGGGCCTGAGCGCCGGTGCTGTGATCGTCGACCACGGCCTCCAACCCGAGTCGGCGGATGCCGCGGCGCAGGCAGCACGCCAGGCCACCGATCTCGGTCTCGACCCCGTCCTGGTGCTACCCGTCACGGTGGGCACCGTGGGTGGCCCGGAGGCCGCTGCCCGCACAGCCCGCTACACCGCCCTCGAGCAGGCCGCGCGCGAGACCGGCGCGTCCGCCGTCTTGCTCGGCCACACCCTCGACGACCAGGCCGAGACGGTCCTGCTCGGACTCGCACGGGGGAGTGGGGCGGCAAGCCTTCGTGGCATGGACGCGGTGACCGGGCTGTACCGCAGACCGCTGCTGGGCATCCGTCGCTCGACAACGGTGCAGGCGTGCGCGGATGCCGGACTCGAGCCGTGGCACGACCCCCACAACGACGACCCCGCGTACACCCGGGTGCGTGTGCGCCAGGCGGTGCTGCCGCTTCTTGAGCGTGAGCTCGGCCCTGGCATCCCGGAGGCGCTCGCCCGCACCGCGGAGCAGCTGCGCGAGGACTCCGATGCGCTCGACCACTTCGCCGAGGAGATCGCGGAGGACCTCGCCGAGCATTCCGAGGCCGGAATCGCCCTGCCCGTGAAGGCGCTCGCCGCCAACCCCGCCGCCCTGCGCCAGCGCCTCATCCGACTGGCCGTCGCGAGCGAGTTCCACGTATCGCTCAGCCGCGCCCAGACCCTCGAGGTAGCGCGCCTCGTGACCGAGTGGCACGGTCAGTCTGGCGTCGACCTGCCCGGGGTTAGGGTGGAGCGGCGGGACGGTTACCTGCACTTCACCGCGAGCTAA
- the hpt gene encoding hypoxanthine phosphoribosyltransferase gives MEFSDVENDLAEILLTEEEIHAKIEELARAIEADHQGEKILLVGVLRGAVMVMADLARALKVDIEMDWMAVSSYGAGTQSSGVVRILKDLDSDLTGRRVLIVEDIIDSGLTLSWLRANLESRGAKTVEICALLRKPDALKVEVDVTYIGFDIPNKFVVGYGLDYAEQYRNLRGVAVLAPHVYE, from the coding sequence ATGGAATTCTCCGACGTCGAGAACGACCTCGCCGAGATCCTCCTCACCGAAGAGGAGATCCACGCCAAGATCGAGGAGCTCGCCCGAGCCATCGAGGCCGACCACCAGGGCGAGAAGATCCTGCTCGTGGGTGTTCTGCGTGGTGCCGTCATGGTGATGGCGGACCTCGCGCGTGCCCTCAAAGTCGACATCGAGATGGACTGGATGGCCGTCTCGTCGTACGGCGCCGGCACCCAGTCGAGCGGTGTCGTGCGCATCCTCAAGGACCTCGACTCCGACCTCACGGGTCGTCGGGTGCTCATCGTCGAGGACATCATCGACTCCGGTCTCACCCTCTCGTGGCTGCGCGCCAACCTCGAGAGCCGTGGTGCGAAGACCGTCGAGATCTGTGCCCTTCTCCGCAAGCCCGACGCGTTGAAGGTCGAGGTGGATGTCACGTACATCGGTTTCGACATTCCCAACAAGTTCGTCGTGGGCTACGGCCTCGACTACGCGGAGCAGTACCGCAACCTGCGCGGTGTAGCGGTGCTCGCGCCGCACGTCTACGAGTAG
- the ftsH gene encoding ATP-dependent zinc metalloprotease FtsH, whose product MDFKRIFRGPIVYIVLAIAVVWIGSTLLTATGFREITTQEGLELLDGNTVTSAKIVDGEQRVDLELSKPDGDNGTKVQFYYVAPRGTEVIEAVNAANLDSFDDEVPQTNFFMSLLGILLPFLIIGVIFYFLLTRMQGGGSRVMQFGKSKAKLVGKEAPKVTFADVAGSDEAIEELEEIKDFLKDPARFLAVGARIPKGVLLYGPPGTGKTLLARATAGEAGVPFYTISGSDFVEMFVGVGASRVRDLFDQAKQNSPAIIFIDEIDAVGRHRGAGIGGGNDEREQTLNQLLVEMDGFDVKTNVILIAATNRPDVLDPALLRPGRFDRQIGVDAPDLQGRKQILEVHAKGKPMADGVNLEVVARKTPGFTGADLANVLNEAALLTARSNAQLIDNRALDEAIDRVMAGPQRRTRLMNDKEKLITAYHEGGHALAAASMRNTDPVTKVTILPRGRALGYTMVLPLEDKYSVTRNELLDQLAYAMGGRVAEEIVFHDPTTGASNDIEKATSIARRMVTEYGMSTKVGSVKLGSTSGEPFLGRDMGATRDYSDQIAETIDEEVRALIEQAHDEAWQVLNTNRDILDRLASELLEKETLDHEQLAAIFEDVEKLPERPTWLSSDTRPLSDRPPVAIPSKLPVDGSLSEGGIESDSPEEKPKRAPSPRKSPGIATA is encoded by the coding sequence ATGGACTTCAAGCGCATTTTCCGCGGGCCGATCGTCTACATCGTGCTCGCTATCGCCGTGGTGTGGATCGGTTCGACCCTCCTGACGGCGACCGGCTTCCGCGAGATCACCACGCAGGAGGGCCTCGAGCTTCTCGACGGCAACACGGTGACCTCGGCGAAGATCGTCGACGGCGAGCAGCGTGTCGATCTGGAGCTGTCGAAGCCTGACGGCGACAACGGCACGAAGGTGCAGTTCTACTACGTGGCTCCTCGCGGTACCGAGGTGATCGAGGCGGTGAACGCCGCCAACCTGGACAGCTTCGACGACGAGGTTCCGCAGACGAACTTCTTCATGAGTCTGCTCGGCATCCTGCTGCCGTTCCTCATCATCGGTGTCATCTTCTACTTCCTCCTCACGCGTATGCAGGGTGGCGGCAGTCGGGTGATGCAGTTCGGCAAGTCGAAGGCGAAGCTTGTCGGCAAGGAGGCACCGAAGGTGACCTTCGCGGATGTCGCCGGTTCCGATGAGGCGATCGAGGAGCTCGAGGAGATCAAGGACTTCCTGAAGGACCCCGCACGCTTCCTCGCGGTGGGTGCTCGCATCCCGAAGGGTGTGCTGCTCTACGGCCCTCCCGGTACCGGTAAAACGCTTCTCGCCCGGGCGACCGCTGGCGAGGCTGGCGTGCCGTTCTACACGATCTCCGGTTCGGACTTCGTGGAGATGTTCGTGGGTGTCGGTGCGAGCCGCGTGCGCGACCTGTTCGACCAGGCGAAGCAGAACTCGCCGGCGATCATTTTCATCGACGAGATCGACGCCGTCGGACGTCACCGTGGTGCCGGTATCGGTGGCGGCAACGACGAGCGCGAGCAGACGCTCAACCAGCTCCTGGTCGAGATGGACGGCTTCGACGTGAAGACGAACGTCATCCTGATCGCCGCGACGAACCGTCCGGATGTTCTGGACCCGGCGCTCCTGCGCCCTGGTCGTTTCGACCGCCAGATCGGTGTGGACGCCCCCGACCTGCAGGGCCGCAAGCAGATCCTCGAGGTGCACGCCAAGGGCAAGCCCATGGCGGACGGTGTCAACCTCGAGGTCGTCGCGCGCAAGACTCCCGGGTTCACGGGTGCGGATCTCGCGAACGTGCTCAACGAGGCGGCACTGCTGACGGCGCGCTCCAACGCGCAGCTCATCGACAACCGCGCCCTCGACGAGGCCATCGACCGTGTCATGGCCGGTCCCCAGCGTCGCACGCGCCTGATGAACGACAAGGAGAAGCTCATAACGGCGTACCACGAGGGTGGTCACGCCCTGGCCGCGGCATCCATGCGCAACACGGACCCGGTCACCAAGGTGACGATCCTGCCGCGCGGTCGCGCCCTCGGCTACACGATGGTGCTGCCCCTCGAGGACAAGTACTCGGTCACCCGCAACGAGCTGCTCGACCAGCTGGCGTACGCCATGGGCGGCCGCGTCGCGGAGGAGATCGTGTTCCACGACCCGACCACGGGCGCGTCGAACGACATCGAGAAGGCGACATCCATCGCCCGTCGCATGGTCACCGAGTACGGCATGAGCACCAAGGTCGGCTCGGTCAAGCTCGGCTCGACCTCGGGTGAGCCGTTCCTCGGTCGCGACATGGGTGCGACGCGCGACTACTCCGACCAGATCGCGGAGACGATCGACGAGGAGGTGCGCGCGCTCATCGAGCAGGCGCATGACGAGGCGTGGCAGGTGCTCAACACCAACCGCGACATCCTCGACCGTCTCGCGTCGGAGCTCCTCGAGAAGGAGACTCTCGACCACGAGCAGCTTGCGGCGATCTTCGAGGACGTCGAGAAGCTCCCGGAGCGCCCGACGTGGCTCTCGAGCGACACGCGCCCGCTGTCGGATCGTCCGCCGGTGGCCATCCCGTCGAAGCTGCCGGTCGACGGCAGCCTCTCGGAGGGTGGCATCGAGTCGGACTCTCCTGAGGAGAAGCCGAAGCGCGCACCGTCGCCCCGTAAGTCGCCCGGCATCGCCACGGCCTGA
- the folE gene encoding GTP cyclohydrolase I, translated as MAFDSLGIETAVAGILSAIGEDTGRPGLADTPKRVAQAYAEFFSGVGVDPRMHLAEAVDVEPGQRGELVLLRGLDFRSVCEHHLLPFLGTAHVAYVPGDRIVGLGSLARVVETLASRPQLQERLTEEIADAISDGLGAAGVLVVLDAVHGCVTTRGPRQVNSSTVTMASRGTLADPAQRAEVTTLIGAA; from the coding sequence ATGGCCTTCGATTCACTGGGTATCGAGACGGCCGTAGCCGGAATCCTCTCCGCGATCGGTGAGGACACCGGCAGGCCGGGTCTCGCGGACACGCCGAAGCGCGTGGCGCAGGCCTACGCCGAGTTCTTCTCCGGCGTCGGCGTCGACCCCCGGATGCATCTTGCCGAGGCTGTCGACGTCGAGCCCGGGCAGCGCGGCGAGCTGGTACTTCTCCGTGGGCTGGACTTCCGTTCCGTCTGCGAGCACCACCTGTTGCCGTTCCTCGGCACGGCGCACGTTGCCTACGTCCCGGGCGATCGCATCGTCGGTCTGGGCAGTCTCGCGCGCGTCGTCGAGACGCTCGCGTCTCGCCCGCAACTGCAGGAGCGCCTCACGGAGGAGATCGCGGATGCCATCTCCGACGGCCTTGGTGCTGCGGGTGTGCTCGTGGTGCTCGACGCGGTGCATGGTTGCGTCACCACGCGCGGACCCCGCCAGGTGAACAGCTCGACCGTGACGATGGCCTCCCGCGGAACCCTCGCAGACCCGGCGCAGCGCGCCGAGGTCACAACCCTGATCGGGGCTGCATGA
- the folP gene encoding dihydropteroate synthase has protein sequence MTFILGILNVTPDSFSDGGRFDSVAEAVAEGIRLRDLGADLVDVGGESTRPGAARVSVEEEQARVIPVIRGLVAARVEVSVDTMNSSTALAAADAGASIINDVSGGLADPRMLQVIANTRLTYIASHWRGPSDSDAKYGDVVEDVRNELRYRLAEMAVYGIDPGRVILDPGLGFAKDAEHNWQLLSRLEELETLGQPLLIGASRKRFLSKWGTSPEQRDPATAVISALAAQAGAWGVRVHDVESTRRALEVQAAWKSGIAR, from the coding sequence ATGACGTTCATCCTGGGAATCCTCAACGTGACACCCGATTCGTTCAGCGATGGCGGGCGGTTCGATTCAGTCGCTGAGGCGGTGGCGGAGGGCATCCGCCTACGGGACCTCGGGGCCGACCTCGTGGACGTTGGTGGCGAGTCGACGCGTCCGGGCGCTGCTCGAGTGAGCGTCGAGGAGGAGCAGGCACGCGTCATCCCCGTGATCCGCGGGCTCGTCGCGGCCCGGGTGGAGGTGAGCGTCGACACCATGAACTCGAGCACCGCACTCGCAGCGGCGGATGCCGGGGCATCCATCATCAACGATGTCTCCGGTGGTCTCGCCGACCCCCGCATGCTGCAGGTCATCGCGAACACGCGCCTCACCTACATCGCCTCGCACTGGCGTGGCCCGAGCGACTCAGACGCGAAGTACGGCGACGTGGTCGAGGATGTGCGCAACGAGCTGCGGTACCGGCTGGCCGAGATGGCCGTGTACGGGATCGACCCCGGGCGCGTCATCCTCGATCCCGGGCTCGGTTTCGCGAAGGATGCGGAGCACAACTGGCAGCTGCTGTCGCGGCTCGAGGAGCTCGAGACGCTGGGGCAGCCTCTCCTCATCGGGGCATCGCGCAAGCGGTTCCTCTCGAAATGGGGCACGAGCCCCGAACAGCGGGATCCCGCGACCGCTGTCATCAGCGCGCTTGCCGCCCAGGCCGGAGCCTGGGGCGTGCGGGTGCACGACGTCGAATCGACCCGCCGCGCCCTCGAGGTGCAGGCGGCCTGGAAGAGCGGAATCGCACGATGA
- the folB gene encoding dihydroneopterin aldolase: protein MNPLDEITLTGLRANAFHGVLEQERRTGQVFIIDVTVFLPLADAASGDDLDRTIHYGELAERIVAAVESDPVDLIETVAERVAQIVLDYELAVFTKVTVHKPSAPIAVPFDDVSVTINRGRAPSAGPVGFSA, encoded by the coding sequence ATGAATCCTCTGGACGAGATCACCCTGACCGGCCTGCGGGCCAACGCTTTCCACGGCGTGCTCGAGCAGGAGCGCCGCACCGGCCAGGTCTTCATCATCGACGTGACCGTGTTTCTGCCGTTGGCGGATGCCGCCTCCGGTGACGACCTCGATCGCACCATCCACTACGGGGAGCTGGCCGAGCGCATCGTCGCCGCGGTGGAGAGCGACCCCGTCGACCTCATCGAGACGGTTGCCGAGCGTGTGGCGCAGATCGTGCTCGACTACGAGCTCGCCGTGTTCACCAAGGTCACTGTGCACAAGCCGAGTGCGCCCATCGCGGTGCCGTTCGACGACGTGTCGGTCACCATCAATCGCGGTCGCGCGCCGAGTGCGGGGCCGGTCGGGTTCAGCGCGTGA
- the folK gene encoding 2-amino-4-hydroxy-6-hydroxymethyldihydropteridine diphosphokinase: MTPRVVIAFGSNLGDRAETIVAAAREIADLPGIELTALSSLHETPALKPHGVDFAAPAYLNAIAIVETDLDPHELLARLREIEQQHGRVREERWGDRTLDLDIIDADGMAVTTDDLTLPHPRAHERAFVLEPWLEVDPEAVLSGRRVSDLLAEAPR, translated from the coding sequence GTGACGCCCCGCGTCGTCATCGCCTTCGGCAGCAATCTCGGTGATCGGGCCGAGACGATCGTGGCTGCCGCGCGCGAGATCGCGGACCTGCCGGGCATCGAGCTGACCGCTCTCTCGTCCCTGCATGAGACGCCGGCCCTCAAGCCTCACGGCGTGGATTTCGCCGCGCCCGCATATCTGAACGCGATCGCGATCGTCGAGACCGACCTCGACCCTCACGAACTGCTCGCGCGACTCCGCGAGATCGAGCAGCAGCACGGTCGCGTGCGCGAGGAGCGTTGGGGTGACCGCACCCTCGACCTCGACATCATCGATGCGGACGGCATGGCCGTGACGACGGATGACCTCACCCTGCCGCATCCCCGGGCCCACGAACGGGCCTTCGTGCTCGAACCCTGGCTCGAGGTCGACCCGGAGGCGGTGCTCTCGGGCCGACGCGTGAGCGACCTCCTTGCGGAGGCACCTCGATGA
- a CDS encoding DUF3180 domain-containing protein, which translates to MTRTKPLHLVLLALFGGTIAWFVETLLASTGRAVVIPPVTLSFALALIGAIVVVMALPVRRVARRVEGARVDPFYATRVVMLAKASSLSGALLGGGSLGITAYLLSRSVVPGVGSVGLAIAAAVGAIVLLACGLVAEQMCAIPPDDDDSNEGRPNPGGLS; encoded by the coding sequence ATGACCAGGACCAAGCCGCTCCATCTCGTTCTGCTCGCCCTCTTCGGCGGCACGATCGCGTGGTTCGTCGAGACGCTCCTCGCGTCGACGGGTCGCGCCGTGGTCATCCCGCCGGTGACGCTGAGCTTCGCGCTCGCCCTCATCGGCGCGATCGTGGTCGTGATGGCTCTGCCGGTGCGACGGGTCGCGCGGCGGGTCGAGGGCGCCCGCGTCGACCCCTTCTACGCGACGCGCGTGGTCATGCTCGCGAAGGCGTCGAGTCTCAGCGGCGCGCTCCTCGGCGGCGGAAGCCTCGGCATCACCGCCTACCTCCTGAGTCGCTCCGTGGTGCCCGGGGTAGGCTCGGTGGGGCTGGCGATCGCGGCCGCGGTCGGTGCCATCGTGCTGCTGGCCTGCGGTCTCGTGGCCGAGCAGATGTGCGCGATTCCGCCCGATGACGACGACTCCAACGAGGGTCGTCCCAACCCCGGAGGCCTCTCGTGA
- a CDS encoding PH domain-containing protein, with translation MTLELPDTQWRRVSPKYIVVDLVGTLVMGIIVVGGASIAPAVSGNVWLWFIPGSLAVVFLVTLAITPRRVRAIGYQLREDDLLFRRGILFQRFVSVPYGRMQLVDVNRGPLARAVGLSELKFVTAAAATGVTVPGLPEAEAEELRDRLVGLAESRRAGL, from the coding sequence GTGACTCTCGAACTGCCCGACACGCAGTGGCGGCGGGTATCGCCGAAGTACATCGTGGTCGACCTCGTCGGCACCCTCGTCATGGGGATCATCGTCGTGGGTGGAGCGTCGATCGCCCCGGCAGTGAGTGGCAACGTGTGGCTGTGGTTCATCCCCGGGTCCCTCGCCGTCGTGTTTCTCGTGACCCTCGCGATCACCCCGCGGCGTGTTCGTGCGATCGGGTACCAGCTGCGGGAGGATGACCTGCTGTTTCGCCGGGGCATCCTGTTCCAGCGTTTCGTGTCGGTGCCCTACGGGCGGATGCAGCTGGTCGACGTCAATCGTGGGCCGCTCGCCCGCGCGGTCGGTCTCAGCGAACTCAAGTTCGTGACCGCGGCGGCCGCGACGGGTGTGACGGTGCCGGGGCTACCCGAGGCGGAGGCTGAGGAGCTGCGCGACCGCCTCGTCGGACTCGCCGAGAGCCGTCGGGCCGGGCTATGA